CTTTTGAAAGGAGGTAAAACCATGCTGCCAAAAGAACAGCTGGAAAGCTATTGGCGGGAGAACCGAAACCTTATGATTCTGGTTCTCCTAATCTGGGCTCTTGTCTCCTACGGTACAGCTCTTATATCGGGCTGGCTCAACAAAATAGTTATATTTGGTTTCCCTCTTGGTTATTACATGGGGGCTCAGGGTGCTTTGATAGTTTTCCTTATTCTTATCATCTTTTATGCAAAGAAAATGGACAGTGTAGATAAAAAATACGGAGTAGAGGAGGATTAATATGGTGGATAGGAATTTTATAGAAAGGCTAAGAAAGGTATACGCCATCTACACTGGTGGTCTTATATTGCTTCTTATTCTTCTTTACATTGGTGAAAAGTTCTTTGGACTTTCTCCCACCTTTATAGGCTATGTTTTCCTTTTCGGAACTATAGCGGTATATGCTGCCATAGGTATTATTTCAAGAACGGGTCAAGTTGCGGAATACTATGTGGCAGGAAGAAGAGTGCCTGCGGTTTTTAATGGAATGGCAACTGCAGCGGACTGGATGTCCGCAGCCTCTTTTATAGGAATGGCTGGAGCTCTCGCACTTCAGGGTTATAACGGTCTTGCCTTCATTATGGGATGGACTGGAGGATACGTGCTTTTGGGTGTCCTTATAGCACCCTATCTGAGAAAGTTTGGTGCATACACCATTCCAGACTTCTTGGATGCTCGGTATGGTGGCAAGTTTCCGAGGTTTGTAGGTATAGTGGCAACTCTTATAGTGTCCTTTACCTACCTTGTTGCACAGATAACTGGTGTTGGAATAATCGCCAGCAGGCTCTTGGGTCTTCCCTTTGAAGTGGGCGTCTTTGTGGGTCTTGTAGGTATTCTGGTCTGCTCCTTTCTCGGTGGTATGAAGGCGGTTACATGGACGCAGGTCGCTCAGTATATAGTGCTAATAATAGCCTATCTAATACCAGTGACCGTGCTCTCTTATAAATACACAGGCAATCCCATATCTCAAATATCCTATGGCTTTGCTCTTCAGGGTATAGAGCAAAAATTTGCACAGCTAAGGGAAGACCCAAAGGAGCAGGAAGTTAGAGAGATATGGAAAAAGAAGGCAGAAGAGCTAAAGGCAAAGATAGAGGCACTGCCTCATAGCTGGGAGCAAGGCAGAAGGGAGCTTGAGGAAAAGCTAAGGGCTCTGCCTGCGGACGACCCCCAAAGGGCGGAGATAGAAAAACAGCTAAAAGAGTATCCTAAGTCTCCCGAGGAAGCCAAGGAAAAGTGGACTAATGCCATGAAAAAGGCAACTGAGGCTTCTAAACCTCCAAAATCCTACATAACTCCTCCCTCTGATGCAAAGGACATGGTAAACTTTCTTGCACTCACGCTTATACTTATGCTCGGAACCGCAGGACTTCCACACGTTATAATGAGGTTTTACACCACACCAACGGTAAGGGAAGCAAGAACCTCTGCAGGATGGGCTCTCTTCTTCATACTTCTTCTATACATAACCGCACCAGCTTACGCAGCCTTTGGAAGGTATGAGATGCTAAACTTGGTAGGCAAAGCCTTTAGTGAACTTCCTGACTGGGTCCAAAAGTGGGCAAAGGTAAACCTAATAACCATAGAGGACCTAAACGGAGATGGTATAGTGCAGTTTGCAGAGATATCCATACATCCAGATATGATAGTGCTTGCTACTCCAGAGATAGCTGGTCTTCCTTATGTTATAGCTGGCTTTGTGGCAGCGGGAGGTCTCGCTGCAGCACTTTCCACTGCGGACGGACTACTTATTACCATCTCTAACGCCATATCTCACGACCT
Above is a genomic segment from Aquificaceae bacterium containing:
- a CDS encoding sodium:solute symporter family protein; its protein translation is MVDRNFIERLRKVYAIYTGGLILLLILLYIGEKFFGLSPTFIGYVFLFGTIAVYAAIGIISRTGQVAEYYVAGRRVPAVFNGMATAADWMSAASFIGMAGALALQGYNGLAFIMGWTGGYVLLGVLIAPYLRKFGAYTIPDFLDARYGGKFPRFVGIVATLIVSFTYLVAQITGVGIIASRLLGLPFEVGVFVGLVGILVCSFLGGMKAVTWTQVAQYIVLIIAYLIPVTVLSYKYTGNPISQISYGFALQGIEQKFAQLREDPKEQEVREIWKKKAEELKAKIEALPHSWEQGRRELEEKLRALPADDPQRAEIEKQLKEYPKSPEEAKEKWTNAMKKATEASKPPKSYITPPSDAKDMVNFLALTLILMLGTAGLPHVIMRFYTTPTVREARTSAGWALFFILLLYITAPAYAAFGRYEMLNLVGKAFSELPDWVQKWAKVNLITIEDLNGDGIVQFAEISIHPDMIVLATPEIAGLPYVIAGFVAAGGLAAALSTADGLLITISNAISHDLYYKMINPNLSPSTRVKIGKALLLVVALIGAYVASFRLAIIVELVAWAFSLAAASLFPALVLGIWDKRMNKQGAIAGIIVGLSVTIIYLYLSRFKGIELFGIKPIASGIFGMPLNFLVALVVSRLTPPPPKHIQDFVDSIRYPKGAVKAGAQE
- a CDS encoding DUF4212 domain-containing protein; the encoded protein is MLPKEQLESYWRENRNLMILVLLIWALVSYGTALISGWLNKIVIFGFPLGYYMGAQGALIVFLILIIFYAKKMDSVDKKYGVEED